A part of Paraburkholderia largidicola genomic DNA contains:
- a CDS encoding IS481 family transposase, with product MPWDVKDTMNRREDFVCEAATQALPFSELCRKFKITRQTGYKWLARHKSEGSKGLADRSRRPHHSPTRSPEHIEALVLDLRREHGWGGRKIARRLRDLGQIEVPAPATITEILRRHGLIDEQASRQRQHWQRFEHEHPNSLWQMDFKGDFPTLESGRCAPLTVIDDHSRYNIVLSACARTTTGIVQAELERAFRCYGLPSRINTDNGAPWGSPSAPGQLTELAVWLIRLGIQVSYSRPYHPQTNGKDERFHRSLKAEVLERHTFTTHAHVQQALDRWRQVYNTERPHEALDMAVPVTRYACSLRRMPERLPEPEYGCGDEVLQVNASGVVRVRGEKVKLSIALKGLQVAARPSENEDGVIELWFAHQRVAKLDLKTVKP from the coding sequence ATGCCCTGGGATGTAAAAGACACCATGAATCGTCGCGAAGACTTCGTCTGCGAGGCCGCCACACAGGCGCTCCCGTTCAGCGAGCTATGCCGTAAATTCAAGATCACCCGCCAGACCGGCTACAAGTGGCTCGCCCGCCACAAGTCTGAGGGTAGCAAGGGGCTGGCCGACCGCTCCCGGCGCCCGCATCACAGCCCCACACGCTCACCGGAGCACATCGAGGCACTGGTGCTGGACCTGCGCCGCGAGCATGGCTGGGGCGGACGCAAGATCGCACGGCGCCTGCGCGATCTGGGCCAGATTGAGGTTCCCGCGCCCGCCACCATCACCGAGATCCTGCGACGCCACGGGCTCATTGACGAGCAGGCGTCCCGCCAGCGCCAGCACTGGCAACGCTTCGAGCACGAGCATCCGAACTCGTTGTGGCAGATGGACTTCAAGGGCGACTTCCCGACGCTGGAGAGCGGGCGCTGCGCGCCGCTGACGGTCATCGATGACCACTCGCGCTACAACATCGTGCTGAGCGCCTGCGCGCGCACCACCACCGGGATCGTGCAGGCAGAGCTTGAGCGGGCGTTTCGCTGCTACGGGCTGCCATCGCGCATCAACACCGACAACGGCGCGCCGTGGGGCTCGCCCAGTGCGCCGGGGCAGCTCACCGAGCTCGCGGTCTGGCTGATCCGGCTGGGCATCCAGGTGAGCTATAGCCGCCCGTATCACCCGCAGACCAATGGCAAGGATGAACGGTTTCACCGCTCGCTGAAGGCTGAAGTGCTGGAGCGGCACACGTTCACCACGCACGCGCACGTGCAGCAGGCACTGGATCGCTGGCGGCAGGTGTACAACACCGAGCGTCCGCATGAGGCACTGGACATGGCGGTGCCGGTCACCCGCTACGCGTGCAGCCTGCGCAGGATGCCGGAGCGGCTGCCCGAGCCCGAATACGGTTGCGGCGATGAAGTGCTACAGGTCAATGCAAGCGGCGTGGTGCGCGTGCGAGGCGAGAAAGTGAAGCTCTCGATTGCGCTCAAGGGGCTGCAGGTGGCAGCCCGCCCGAGCGAAAACGAAGACGGAGTGATCGAGCTCTGGTTTGCCCATCAGCGAGTCGCAAAACTTGACCTGAAGACAGTAAAACCCTGA
- the tehA gene encoding dicarboxylate transporter/tellurite-resistance protein TehA, protein MQAKTNDTVMPASFFGIAVGPLALANAWRVAARIWPMPAGIVDTLTFVALAVWVIVLAAYARKWFVQRSQARAEWEHPVQSSFVALGPTASLLASMALGNYSHTAGLAVFAVAAVTQLVVGVHLQGRIWQGGRNPELTTPAIYLPAVAPSFVAATASATFGFQQMGMLFFGAGLLSWLAIESLILHRAAVHTPLPEAQRPLLGIQIAPPVVGGVAYMSITHGAPDLFAFALLGYGLYQALLMLRLLPWIRRQPFVPSYWAFTFGAAALPTLAMRIVERGATGEVEWLAGALFIASNAVIGVIAWKTVGAWVARRLLPRVELPQRVEGVKGQTPRGGIAG, encoded by the coding sequence ATGCAAGCGAAGACAAACGATACGGTGATGCCCGCTTCCTTCTTCGGTATTGCCGTCGGTCCACTGGCGCTCGCGAACGCCTGGCGCGTCGCGGCGCGTATCTGGCCCATGCCGGCGGGCATCGTCGATACGCTGACATTCGTGGCGCTGGCGGTGTGGGTCATCGTGCTCGCGGCGTATGCGCGAAAGTGGTTCGTGCAACGTTCGCAAGCCAGGGCGGAGTGGGAGCATCCGGTGCAATCGTCGTTCGTCGCGTTGGGGCCGACGGCGAGCCTGCTGGCGTCGATGGCGCTCGGCAACTATTCGCACACGGCCGGGCTGGCGGTGTTTGCGGTCGCCGCCGTCACGCAACTCGTGGTGGGTGTGCATCTGCAAGGCCGCATCTGGCAGGGCGGACGCAACCCGGAACTGACGACGCCGGCCATCTATCTGCCCGCCGTGGCGCCGAGCTTTGTTGCGGCGACGGCCTCGGCGACGTTCGGCTTTCAACAGATGGGGATGTTGTTCTTCGGGGCTGGGTTGTTGTCGTGGCTCGCGATCGAGTCGCTGATTTTGCATCGCGCTGCCGTGCATACGCCGCTGCCTGAAGCGCAACGTCCGTTGCTTGGGATTCAGATTGCGCCGCCTGTGGTGGGGGGTGTTGCGTATATGAGCATTACGCATGGTGCGCCGGATCTGTTTGCGTTTGCGCTGCTCGGGTATGGCCTGTACCAGGCGTTGTTGATGTTGCGGCTGCTGCCGTGGATTCGCCGTCAGCCGTTCGTGCCTTCGTACTGGGCGTTCACGTTTGGTGCTGCTGCGCTGCCGACCCTTGCTATGAGGATTGTTGAACGCGGTGCGACGGGGGAGGTTGAGTGGCTCGCTGGTGCGCTGTTTATTGCATCGAATGCGGTGATTGGGGTGATTGCGTGGAAGACGGTGGGCGCATGGGTGGCGCGTCGGCTGTTGCCGAGGGTTGAGTTGCCGCAGCGCGTGGAGGGAGTGAAGGGGCAAACGCCGCGCGGGGGGATTGCTGGTTGA
- a CDS encoding TlpA family protein disulfide reductase, whose product MNFVLSTFGRHAAALAAALACSVALAAAPAAPAAIYQTQLQPLDGKLESLDRYRGHALVVNFWAPWCGPCRTEVPEFVAMQDAYRGKAQFVGVALDEAAAVRAFAHDYGINYPLYLAGMGGIAIMLREGDTRGAVPFTVVYDGNGHKVGTITGLASPEKLEALLAAAIAATPGDH is encoded by the coding sequence ATGAATTTCGTCTTATCGACGTTCGGCAGGCACGCGGCGGCCCTCGCTGCGGCGCTTGCCTGCAGCGTTGCGCTCGCGGCTGCGCCCGCCGCGCCCGCTGCCATTTATCAGACGCAGTTACAGCCGCTCGACGGCAAGCTCGAATCGCTCGACCGTTATCGTGGACACGCGCTCGTCGTCAACTTCTGGGCGCCGTGGTGCGGGCCGTGCCGCACCGAAGTGCCAGAGTTCGTAGCGATGCAGGACGCGTATCGTGGCAAGGCGCAATTCGTCGGCGTCGCGCTCGACGAAGCGGCTGCCGTGCGCGCATTCGCGCACGACTATGGGATCAACTACCCGCTCTATCTCGCCGGCATGGGCGGTATCGCGATCATGCTGCGCGAGGGCGATACGCGCGGCGCGGTGCCGTTCACCGTCGTCTATGACGGCAACGGGCACAAGGTCGGCACGATTACGGGGCTCGCGAGTCCCGAGAAGCTCGAAGCGTTGCTGGCCGCGGCGATCGCAGCAACGCCTGGCGATCACTGA
- a CDS encoding glycerophosphodiester phosphodiesterase family protein, with product MRIPGFAFALSILTGLSACTAGSAVAPPHADSARTLPALIAHRGGTADYPENTLAAIQGALANHADVIWLTVQLSRDGVPVLYRPKDLSALTDASGPVATRTAAELARINAGWQFDAQDAPGTRPYRSKPVGIPTLEDALRIIPRNVPVVLDMKALPAAPQAAAVARVLDALNAWPRVTIYSTEADYQGAFAQYPQARMFESRDATRQRLFGVALTGQCDAPQAGTRAGFELGRKVELIERFTLGEGRSTFAARTWTPASVQCFRRAADTWLVAFSVNDEAAYREAACLHMDAVLVDSPRTLSRVRSALQAAHDPLDCSVGNGNASR from the coding sequence ATGCGGATACCGGGGTTTGCGTTTGCCTTATCGATTCTCACGGGACTTTCAGCGTGCACGGCAGGTTCCGCCGTCGCGCCGCCACACGCCGACAGCGCCCGGACATTGCCGGCGCTGATCGCCCATCGCGGCGGAACGGCTGACTATCCCGAGAACACACTGGCCGCCATCCAAGGCGCGCTCGCGAATCATGCCGACGTCATCTGGCTCACGGTGCAGTTGAGCCGCGACGGCGTGCCTGTGCTGTATCGTCCGAAAGATCTGTCGGCGTTGACGGATGCAAGCGGCCCGGTGGCGACGCGTACGGCAGCGGAACTGGCGCGCATCAACGCGGGCTGGCAGTTCGACGCGCAGGATGCGCCAGGGACCAGGCCGTATCGGTCGAAACCCGTCGGTATCCCGACGCTCGAAGATGCGCTGCGGATCATTCCGCGCAACGTGCCTGTCGTGCTCGACATGAAGGCGTTGCCCGCCGCGCCGCAGGCGGCGGCTGTCGCGCGCGTGCTCGACGCGCTGAACGCGTGGCCGCGCGTGACGATCTATTCGACGGAAGCGGATTACCAAGGCGCGTTCGCGCAATATCCTCAGGCCCGTATGTTCGAGTCGCGCGATGCGACGCGCCAGCGGCTCTTCGGCGTCGCGCTGACGGGTCAATGCGATGCGCCGCAAGCCGGTACGCGCGCAGGCTTCGAGCTGGGCCGCAAGGTCGAACTGATCGAGCGCTTCACGCTCGGCGAAGGACGCTCGACTTTCGCTGCGCGCACATGGACACCCGCATCGGTGCAGTGCTTTCGCCGTGCCGCCGATACATGGCTGGTCGCGTTCTCCGTCAACGACGAGGCGGCGTATCGCGAAGCCGCCTGTCTGCATATGGACGCCGTGCTCGTCGATTCGCCGCGAACGCTTTCGCGCGTGCGGAGCGCACTACAGGCAGCCCACGATCCGCTCGATTGCAGCGTGGGCAACGGCAACGCGTCGCGCTAG
- a CDS encoding DUF302 domain-containing protein: MTVAAKCPASVATFRSEHGFSITVARLRGLLADKGMTIFVDIDQADAAAQVGMTLRPTRLIVFGNPKGGTPVMQANPASGLLLPLKALVWEDEARVTWLAIEDITSALVDGYGLDASVVEPLAKARALIQMAAARDPA; this comes from the coding sequence ATGACGGTTGCAGCGAAATGTCCTGCGTCGGTTGCGACGTTCAGGAGCGAGCACGGCTTTTCGATCACGGTCGCGCGGCTGCGCGGCCTGCTCGCCGATAAAGGCATGACGATCTTCGTCGATATCGATCAGGCCGACGCCGCCGCACAAGTCGGGATGACGCTGCGCCCGACGCGTCTGATCGTGTTCGGCAACCCGAAGGGCGGCACACCCGTGATGCAGGCGAATCCCGCGTCGGGACTGCTGTTGCCGCTCAAGGCGCTCGTGTGGGAAGACGAAGCGCGCGTCACCTGGCTCGCCATCGAAGACATAACCAGTGCGCTCGTGGACGGCTATGGGCTCGACGCGTCCGTCGTCGAGCCGCTTGCGAAGGCGAGGGCGCTGATCCAGATGGCGGCTGCGCGCGATCCTGCATGA
- a CDS encoding NAD-dependent succinate-semialdehyde dehydrogenase, with protein MVTSSSYTDTRLLINNEWCDAASGKTLDVVNPATGKPIGKVAHAGKADLDRALEAAQKGFEAWRKVPANERATTMRKAASFVRERADSIARLMTQEQGKPFAEARVEVLSAADIIEWFADEGRRVYGRVVPSRNLNAQSLVLKEPIGPVAAFTPWNFPVNQVVRKLSAALASGCSFLVKAPEETPASPAQLLQAFVDAGVPAGTVGLVFGDPAEISSYLIPHPVIRKVTFTGSTPVGKQLAALAGQHMKRATMELGGHAPVIVAEDADVALAVKAAGGAKFRNAGQVCISPTRFLVHNSIREEFAAALVKHAESLKVGDGLAEGTQLGPLANARRLTAMANIIENARSTGATIATGGERIGSEGNFFAPTVLTNVTLEADVFNNEPFGPIAAIRGFDKLEDAIAEANRLPFGLAGYAFTKSFRNVHLLSQNLEVGMLWINQPATPTPEMPFGGVKDSGYGSEGGPEAMEAYLVTKAVTVMAV; from the coding sequence ATGGTCACATCCAGCAGCTACACCGATACCCGTCTGTTGATCAACAACGAGTGGTGCGATGCCGCCAGCGGCAAGACCCTCGACGTCGTCAATCCCGCAACGGGCAAGCCGATCGGCAAGGTCGCGCACGCGGGCAAGGCCGATCTGGACCGCGCGCTGGAAGCCGCACAGAAGGGCTTCGAAGCGTGGCGCAAGGTGCCCGCCAACGAACGCGCCACGACAATGCGCAAGGCCGCAAGCTTCGTGCGCGAGCGCGCCGACAGCATCGCGCGCCTGATGACCCAGGAGCAGGGCAAGCCGTTCGCCGAAGCGCGTGTCGAAGTGCTGTCGGCCGCCGACATCATCGAATGGTTCGCGGACGAAGGCCGTCGCGTGTACGGCCGCGTCGTGCCGTCGCGTAACCTGAACGCGCAATCGCTCGTCCTCAAGGAGCCGATCGGCCCCGTCGCCGCGTTCACGCCGTGGAACTTCCCGGTCAACCAGGTCGTCCGCAAGCTGAGCGCCGCGCTCGCAAGCGGCTGCTCGTTCCTCGTCAAGGCGCCTGAAGAGACGCCCGCATCGCCCGCACAACTGCTGCAGGCCTTCGTCGATGCTGGCGTGCCCGCCGGCACGGTGGGCCTCGTGTTCGGCGATCCCGCCGAGATTTCGAGCTACCTGATTCCGCATCCCGTCATCCGCAAGGTCACCTTCACGGGCTCGACGCCCGTCGGCAAGCAACTCGCCGCGCTCGCTGGCCAGCACATGAAGCGCGCGACGATGGAACTCGGCGGCCACGCGCCCGTGATCGTCGCGGAAGACGCGGACGTCGCGCTCGCCGTCAAGGCGGCAGGCGGCGCGAAATTCCGTAACGCGGGCCAGGTGTGCATCTCGCCGACGCGTTTCCTCGTGCACAACAGCATTCGCGAAGAGTTTGCTGCGGCGCTCGTCAAGCACGCAGAGAGCCTGAAAGTCGGCGACGGCCTCGCCGAAGGCACGCAGCTCGGGCCGCTCGCGAATGCGCGCCGTCTGACGGCGATGGCGAACATCATCGAGAACGCGCGCTCAACGGGCGCGACGATCGCGACGGGCGGCGAGCGCATCGGCTCGGAAGGCAACTTCTTCGCCCCGACCGTGCTGACGAACGTGACGCTCGAAGCCGACGTGTTCAACAACGAGCCGTTTGGCCCGATCGCCGCCATCCGCGGTTTCGACAAGCTCGAAGACGCCATCGCCGAAGCGAACCGGCTGCCGTTCGGCCTCGCGGGCTATGCGTTCACGAAGTCGTTCCGCAACGTGCATCTGCTGTCGCAGAACCTCGAAGTCGGCATGCTGTGGATCAACCAGCCCGCCACGCCGACGCCGGAAATGCCGTTCGGTGGCGTGAAGGACTCGGGCTACGGTTCGGAAGGCGGACCGGAAGCGATGGAAGCCTATCTCGTGACGAAGGCCGTCACGGTAATGGCCGTCTAA
- a CDS encoding IS5 family transposase, which yields MTQLGLGLDLSTKRTRKRDFLDEMTRVVPWQKLIALIEPHYPKGKTGRPPFPIQTMLRIHFLQQWFSLSDPAMEEALHDIPLYREFALLDTGITRLPDESTILRFRHLLEANELSTRILATVNEILQAKGLMLKAGSAVDATLISAPNSTKKPGTRDPEMRQTQKGGSWYFGMKAHIGVDVESGLVHTVKCTPANVHDITVAHELLHGKEKVAFADAGYVGIEKRGETGAVQWYVAMRPSKRNKLDKRKRLDRIYNKIERLKAGVRAKVEHPFRVLKCQFGYLKARYRGLAKNTAHIETQFALANLWMARKML from the coding sequence ATGACACAGCTTGGTCTTGGTCTGGATCTGTCAACGAAGCGTACCCGCAAACGCGATTTTCTCGACGAGATGACTCGCGTGGTGCCGTGGCAGAAACTGATTGCTCTGATCGAGCCACACTATCCCAAAGGCAAGACTGGGCGCCCGCCGTTTCCCATCCAGACGATGCTGCGCATTCACTTCCTGCAGCAGTGGTTCAGTCTCTCGGACCCGGCGATGGAGGAGGCGCTACACGACATCCCGCTGTATCGGGAGTTCGCGCTGCTGGACACGGGCATAACGCGGCTGCCAGACGAGAGCACGATCCTGCGGTTCCGCCACCTGCTTGAGGCCAATGAACTGTCGACCAGAATACTGGCGACGGTCAACGAGATCCTGCAGGCGAAAGGCCTGATGCTCAAGGCGGGCTCAGCGGTCGATGCGACGTTGATTTCGGCACCCAATTCGACGAAGAAGCCCGGCACGCGAGACCCGGAGATGCGTCAGACGCAAAAAGGCGGCAGCTGGTACTTCGGAATGAAGGCACATATCGGAGTCGATGTGGAGTCGGGGCTGGTGCATACCGTGAAGTGCACGCCGGCGAACGTTCATGACATCACGGTGGCACATGAACTGTTGCATGGCAAAGAGAAGGTTGCGTTTGCCGATGCGGGCTATGTGGGCATCGAGAAGCGAGGTGAAACGGGTGCGGTCCAGTGGTACGTCGCGATGAGACCGAGCAAGCGAAACAAGCTGGACAAGAGAAAGCGGCTGGACAGGATCTACAACAAGATCGAGCGGCTCAAGGCGGGCGTGAGAGCGAAGGTGGAGCACCCGTTTCGCGTACTGAAATGCCAGTTTGGATATCTGAAGGCGAGATATCGGGGACTGGCAAAGAACACGGCGCACATCGAAACGCAGTTCGCCCTGGCCAATCTGTGGATGGCGCGCAAGATGCTGTGA
- a CDS encoding PaaI family thioesterase, whose product MQPPPLDNPFLESLGVELTEWKSGYAEFTMPIRPETLNRQRVLQGGAIATLLDAAAGYSGLFSEGDPIHAFTLSLTISYLDKGLGEKVISKGFLERKGRSVFFARAEAWVDHKVLIASAQGVFKYA is encoded by the coding sequence ATGCAGCCGCCGCCTCTGGATAATCCCTTTCTCGAATCGCTTGGGGTCGAATTGACCGAATGGAAAAGCGGTTATGCCGAGTTCACGATGCCGATCCGGCCAGAGACGCTCAATCGCCAGCGCGTGCTGCAGGGCGGCGCGATTGCGACGCTTCTTGACGCTGCCGCGGGGTATTCGGGGCTCTTTAGCGAAGGGGATCCGATTCACGCGTTTACGTTGTCGTTGACGATTAGTTATCTCGACAAGGGGCTCGGGGAAAAGGTCATTAGTAAAGGGTTTCTTGAGCGTAAAGGACGGTCGGTGTTCTTTGCTCGCGCGGAGGCGTGGGTCGATCACAAGGTGTTGATTGCTAGTGCGCAAGGGGTTTTTAAGTACGCGTGA
- a CDS encoding LacI family DNA-binding transcriptional regulator: protein MATLKDVAELAGVGLSTASRAISGKGPVSAEAAARVQAAIAELNFRPSSIGRAMATQQLGIIGLFVPTFFGSYYGTILKQTDLELRSVHRHVVVATGCGESTPREQALEAVRFLIGRDCDGVVVISHDLHDEDLDQLHRMHPKMVFLNRAFDALPDASFCADHRRGGEIAASTLLEHGHRKIAVISGPYTASDNIERLDGFFEELARHGIARESVPLIESDFSPEGGYAATCQLLESNVPFTGLFCANDTMAVSALARFQQLGISVPGDVSVIGYDDDYSAAYSAPALTSVHIPTAELTQNAVRWLINQCYGTKWDIYREFPVTVSMRASVGPPKAA from the coding sequence GTGGCGACCCTCAAAGATGTAGCGGAGCTGGCGGGCGTGGGGCTCTCGACAGCCTCGCGCGCCATTTCCGGCAAAGGACCCGTATCGGCCGAGGCGGCTGCTCGCGTGCAGGCCGCGATCGCCGAACTCAACTTCCGGCCTTCGTCGATTGGCCGCGCGATGGCCACGCAGCAACTGGGCATCATTGGCCTGTTCGTGCCGACGTTTTTCGGCTCGTACTACGGCACGATCCTCAAGCAGACCGATCTCGAACTGCGTTCGGTGCACCGGCACGTGGTGGTGGCGACGGGTTGCGGCGAGTCGACGCCCCGTGAGCAGGCGCTCGAAGCCGTGCGGTTTCTGATAGGAAGAGATTGCGATGGTGTCGTCGTGATCAGTCACGACCTGCACGATGAAGACCTGGATCAGTTGCACCGTATGCATCCGAAGATGGTCTTTCTGAACCGCGCGTTCGATGCGTTGCCGGATGCGTCGTTCTGCGCCGATCACCGGCGCGGTGGCGAGATTGCCGCGTCGACGCTGCTCGAACATGGGCATCGCAAGATTGCGGTGATCTCGGGGCCGTATACGGCATCGGACAATATCGAGCGGCTTGATGGCTTCTTCGAAGAGCTGGCGCGCCACGGCATTGCGCGCGAGTCGGTGCCGCTGATCGAGTCGGACTTCTCGCCGGAAGGCGGGTATGCGGCGACGTGCCAGTTGCTGGAATCGAACGTGCCGTTTACGGGGCTTTTTTGTGCGAACGACACGATGGCCGTCAGTGCGCTGGCGCGGTTTCAGCAGCTGGGCATTTCGGTGCCCGGCGATGTGTCCGTGATTGGCTACGACGATGATTATTCGGCGGCTTATTCGGCGCCTGCGTTGACGTCGGTGCACATTCCGACGGCTGAACTCACGCAGAACGCGGTGCGGTGGCTCATCAACCAGTGCTATGGGACCAAGTGGGATATCTATCGCGAGTTTCCCGTGACGGTGTCGATGCGTGCATCGGTGGGGCCGCCGAAAGCGGCGTGA
- a CDS encoding ABC transporter ATP-binding protein has protein sequence MATVPNVANVAVRDLKIQLGANTVIDALDLDVRAGEFVVLLGPSGCGKSTLLHSIAGLIDVTEGSIEIGGEDMTWADPKDRRIALVFQSYALYPTMSVERNLSFALRINGTPKAEIERRVARASDMLQLGPLLKRKPSQLSGGQRQRVAIGRAIVREADVFLFDEPLSNLDAKLRTELRRELKQLHQRLGATMIYVTHDQVEAMTLATRMAVMKSGVIQQFGTPAEVYARPANLFVATFLGSPAMNLLNGTLHAQGDGVRFTGAKLDLDVSPYAFAAQPDYGKPCVLGVRPEDVRVRVGADSNQRGQVSLIEPMGNHRVIWLDYHGTQIASIDQEKTPVAVGDSVAFAIDGAHISLFDEAGGARL, from the coding sequence ATGGCAACCGTACCGAACGTTGCAAACGTCGCCGTCCGCGACCTGAAAATCCAGCTCGGCGCGAACACGGTGATCGACGCGCTCGATCTCGACGTGCGCGCGGGCGAGTTCGTCGTGCTGCTCGGACCGTCGGGTTGCGGCAAGTCGACGCTGCTGCACAGCATCGCTGGCTTGATCGACGTGACGGAAGGCAGTATCGAGATCGGTGGCGAGGATATGACGTGGGCCGATCCGAAAGACCGGCGCATCGCGCTCGTGTTCCAGTCGTATGCGCTGTATCCGACGATGAGCGTCGAGCGCAACCTGTCGTTCGCGCTGCGCATCAACGGCACGCCGAAGGCGGAGATCGAGCGGCGCGTCGCACGCGCGTCGGACATGCTGCAACTCGGGCCTTTGCTCAAGCGCAAGCCGTCGCAACTGTCGGGCGGGCAGCGGCAGCGCGTGGCGATCGGCCGCGCGATCGTGCGAGAAGCCGACGTATTCCTGTTCGACGAGCCGCTGTCGAATCTCGATGCGAAGCTGCGCACGGAATTGCGCCGGGAGTTGAAGCAGTTGCATCAACGCCTCGGCGCAACCATGATCTACGTGACGCACGACCAGGTCGAAGCGATGACGCTCGCCACGCGCATGGCCGTGATGAAGAGTGGTGTGATCCAGCAGTTCGGCACGCCCGCCGAGGTGTATGCACGCCCTGCGAACCTCTTCGTCGCGACCTTTCTCGGCTCGCCGGCGATGAATCTGCTGAACGGCACGCTGCATGCTCAGGGCGACGGCGTGCGATTTACGGGCGCGAAGCTCGATCTCGACGTGTCGCCCTACGCTTTCGCTGCGCAGCCCGACTACGGCAAGCCGTGCGTGCTGGGTGTGCGGCCCGAGGACGTGCGCGTGCGGGTGGGCGCGGACTCGAATCAGCGCGGGCAAGTGTCGCTTATCGAACCAATGGGCAACCACCGGGTTATCTGGCTCGATTATCATGGCACCCAGATAGCGTCGATCGATCAGGAGAAAACGCCCGTCGCCGTTGGCGATTCAGTGGCGTTCGCGATCGATGGCGCACATATATCGCTGTTCGACGAGGCGGGCGGGGCGCGCCTCTGA
- a CDS encoding carbohydrate ABC transporter permease, with the protein MSTTLEPSARVSRQQHARRKRFSPSRLGIYGFLIIAALFFLLPLYVMLVTSVKPMDEIRLGNLLALPAHFTLQPWSDAWQSACTGLDCNGIRVGFWNSVRIVVPSTVFSIVIGAINGYALSFWRPRGAGVFFGVLLLGAFIPYQVMIYPMVRVLASVHLFSSLPGIVIIHTIFGMPVMTLLFRNYYAGIPLELFKAARIDGGGFWRIFFQLMLPMSLPIIVVAMILQVTNIWNDYLLGLVFAGTRNLPMTVQLNNIINTTTGEKIYNVNMAATILTSVVPLAVYFISGRWFVRGIASGAVKG; encoded by the coding sequence ATGAGCACGACGCTTGAACCGTCCGCTCGTGTGTCACGTCAACAGCATGCACGCAGAAAGCGCTTTTCGCCGTCGCGTCTCGGCATCTATGGCTTTCTGATTATCGCTGCGCTGTTCTTCCTGTTGCCGCTTTACGTGATGCTCGTGACATCGGTAAAGCCGATGGACGAAATCCGCCTGGGCAATCTGCTCGCGCTCCCTGCGCATTTCACGCTGCAACCGTGGAGCGATGCATGGCAGTCGGCATGCACGGGACTCGATTGCAACGGCATCCGCGTGGGCTTCTGGAACTCGGTGCGCATCGTCGTGCCGAGTACGGTGTTCTCGATCGTGATCGGCGCGATCAACGGCTATGCGCTGTCGTTCTGGCGGCCGCGCGGCGCGGGCGTGTTCTTCGGCGTGCTGCTGCTCGGTGCGTTCATTCCGTATCAGGTGATGATCTACCCGATGGTGCGCGTGCTCGCAAGCGTGCATCTGTTCAGCTCGCTGCCGGGCATCGTGATCATTCACACGATCTTCGGCATGCCCGTGATGACGCTGCTGTTCCGCAACTACTACGCGGGCATTCCGCTGGAGCTGTTCAAGGCTGCGCGCATCGACGGCGGCGGTTTCTGGCGCATCTTCTTTCAACTGATGCTGCCGATGTCGCTGCCCATCATCGTCGTCGCGATGATTTTGCAGGTGACGAACATCTGGAACGACTATCTTCTCGGGCTGGTATTCGCAGGCACGCGCAACCTGCCGATGACGGTGCAGTTGAACAACATCATCAACACGACGACAGGCGAGAAGATCTACAACGTCAACATGGCGGCGACCATCCTGACTTCCGTCGTGCCGCTTGCCGTGTATTTCATTTCGGGCCGCTGGTTCGTGCGCGGCATCGCATCCGGCGCAGTGAAGGGTTGA